From one Synechocystis sp. PCC 6803 substr. PCC-P genomic stretch:
- the sixA gene encoding phosphohistidine phosphatase SixA: MELYLIRHGIAQEQSPDIPDGDRQLTKKGKDKTQRVAQRLQAIGVEFDLILTSPLVRAQQTAQILMDQGLAPQLETFSSLAPGEDIPQGINDLKEEYRHRSHRCLALVGHQPDLANWAEYLTFGSPQGKLIVKKAGIIGLTLPSWDCPPGEGQLFLLTPPRWLV; the protein is encoded by the coding sequence ATGGAACTTTACCTTATTCGTCACGGCATTGCCCAGGAACAGTCCCCGGATATCCCCGACGGCGATCGCCAGTTGACTAAAAAAGGTAAGGACAAAACCCAGCGAGTGGCCCAACGCCTCCAGGCGATCGGAGTGGAATTTGACCTCATTCTCACTAGTCCTTTAGTACGAGCTCAACAAACAGCACAGATTCTCATGGACCAGGGGCTTGCACCCCAATTGGAAACCTTTTCCTCCCTCGCCCCCGGGGAAGACATTCCCCAAGGCATCAATGATTTAAAAGAAGAATATCGCCACCGCAGTCACCGTTGCCTTGCCCTAGTGGGTCATCAGCCGGATTTGGCCAACTGGGCTGAATATCTCACTTTTGGTAGCCCCCAAGGCAAATTAATTGTTAAGAAAGCTGGCATTATTGGTTTAACGTTGCCTTCCTGGGACTGTCCACCGGGTGAAGGGCAACTGTTTTTGCTCACTCCCCCCCGTTGGCTGGTCTAG
- a CDS encoding alpha/beta fold hydrolase: protein MEKYNIQVLGNVNSQETLVFAHGFGSEQNAWRSIYPAFEENYRIVLFDFPGSKPANSKDFDIQNYNSLKDYADDLMEIAHLAGVRQGILIAHSASCMIGVLASLRDPNLFKGMVFICGSPRYRDDGDYKGGFSQEKIATILNEMSHNYAEWIRTYAPAAVNDPNKPELVEEFSHCLLQLRPDIGLVVFSLIIMSDYRREVAQVEIPTLIVQPQEDIFVPPTVGAYLYRIMKNSELYWIDTPGHFPHLANPTEITKAIADYLQENEFV, encoded by the coding sequence ATGGAAAAATACAACATCCAAGTTTTAGGTAATGTTAATTCCCAAGAAACCTTAGTTTTTGCCCATGGGTTTGGGAGTGAACAAAACGCTTGGCGCTCTATCTATCCGGCCTTTGAAGAAAATTATCGCATTGTTTTATTTGACTTTCCTGGCAGTAAACCCGCTAATAGCAAAGATTTTGATATTCAAAATTACAATTCCCTCAAGGATTATGCCGATGATTTGATGGAGATCGCCCATTTGGCAGGGGTGCGTCAGGGAATTCTAATTGCCCACTCTGCTAGTTGCATGATTGGGGTGCTAGCCAGTTTGCGGGATCCGAATTTGTTTAAGGGCATGGTTTTCATTTGTGGTTCCCCCCGCTATCGGGATGATGGGGATTATAAAGGCGGTTTTAGCCAAGAAAAAATCGCCACAATTCTCAATGAAATGAGCCATAACTATGCCGAGTGGATTCGCACCTATGCCCCGGCGGCGGTTAATGATCCCAACAAGCCAGAATTGGTGGAAGAATTTTCCCATTGTCTTTTGCAACTGCGTCCTGACATTGGCTTGGTGGTATTTAGTCTCATCATCATGTCCGATTACCGTCGGGAGGTGGCCCAGGTGGAGATCCCGACCTTAATCGTGCAACCCCAGGAGGACATTTTTGTGCCGCCCACAGTGGGGGCTTATCTTTACAGGATTATGAAAAATAGTGAACTTTATTGGATTGATACTCCGGGGCATTTTCCCCATCTGGCTAACCCAACGGAAATCACCAAGGCGATCGCCGATTATTTACAGGAAAATGAATTCGTTTAA
- a CDS encoding glycosyltransferase: MRKLYFLLPGLGGKFVCGGLWAELKTIKLVQEICPATIVTYKQREPNTLFLDDILSQGDLGQVIFVISWGFDIPKLAKKLQGYRVIYHAHSTGYGFDLPTALPIVCISRNTMGYWGQRSPHSLLYYLPNHISEDFSDLGLVRDIDVLVQARKSSHYLLKQLIPALQSQCNVKVIDSYVEDLTGIFNRAKVYLYDSAEYWAQQGVSEGFGLQPMEAMACGCHVFSSVNGGLSDYLDPGFNCEKIAGYALDYDCQRILGVVKGSRQWRRVDPNLLAEYRRENILERLRVILLDINEFFDYHPSFSQTIEPLTQRRIAWLKFKSLLTKVKNKFKSS; this comes from the coding sequence ATGCGTAAACTTTACTTTTTATTACCGGGATTAGGGGGTAAATTCGTCTGTGGCGGCCTATGGGCAGAATTAAAAACCATCAAGCTGGTACAAGAAATTTGTCCTGCCACCATTGTTACCTATAAACAGCGGGAACCAAACACGCTTTTTTTAGATGATATTTTGTCTCAGGGAGATTTAGGTCAAGTAATTTTTGTGATTAGTTGGGGCTTTGATATTCCCAAATTAGCAAAAAAATTGCAGGGTTATCGGGTAATTTACCACGCCCACAGTACCGGCTACGGCTTTGATTTACCGACAGCTTTGCCCATCGTTTGCATTAGCCGCAACACCATGGGTTATTGGGGACAACGATCGCCCCATTCTTTACTGTATTATTTACCCAATCATATTTCCGAAGATTTCAGTGATTTAGGCCTAGTCCGGGACATTGATGTGTTGGTGCAAGCTCGTAAATCATCCCACTATTTATTAAAACAATTAATTCCGGCTTTACAGAGTCAATGTAACGTAAAAGTAATTGACAGTTACGTAGAAGATTTAACGGGAATATTTAACCGGGCTAAAGTTTATCTTTACGATTCAGCAGAATATTGGGCGCAACAGGGAGTAAGTGAAGGTTTTGGCCTGCAACCCATGGAAGCCATGGCCTGTGGCTGTCATGTTTTTTCTAGTGTCAATGGGGGGCTCTCCGATTATCTAGACCCTGGATTTAACTGCGAAAAAATTGCTGGTTACGCTCTGGACTACGACTGTCAAAGAATTCTAGGTGTGGTAAAAGGTTCTAGGCAATGGCGCAGGGTAGACCCCAATTTGTTGGCAGAGTATCGTCGGGAAAATATTTTAGAACGGTTAAGGGTGATTTTATTAGATATTAACGAATTTTTTGATTATCATCCCAGTTTTAGTCAAACCATTGAACCTTTAACCCAAAGAAGAATTGCTTGGCTAAAGTTTAAAAGTTTACTGACAAAAGTAAAAAATAAGTTTAAGTCAAGCTAA
- the thiS gene encoding sulfur carrier protein ThiS yields MTSDPITLLVNGDRQIASSPVTLPDFLQNQGFNLRLIAVEYNGEILHRQFWPETQLQNGDRLEVVTIVGGG; encoded by the coding sequence ATGACTTCTGACCCCATTACCCTCCTCGTCAACGGCGATCGCCAAATCGCTTCTAGTCCAGTTACATTGCCGGATTTTTTGCAAAATCAAGGGTTTAACCTCCGCTTAATTGCGGTGGAATACAACGGTGAAATTCTCCATCGACAATTTTGGCCGGAAACCCAATTGCAAAACGGCGATCGCCTGGAGGTAGTTACCATTGTGGGAGGCGGCTAG
- a CDS encoding helix-turn-helix domain-containing protein produces MTNIPYRENLQRLCEQAGYASLSKLSETADISTWYLYRLERGLIAQIPLGVMVKLAIALGLTLEELWQELGGGNELGKIEQDQAVIEENQQLQQTIKALQGEYTRLQRQLTYQSQQLESQWQQKALEILEPWLLQWPTAAAAAQQNPQWPAQKLLPLTKPIATLLQQWQVEVIATVGEMVPYDPQYHEFIGPGPRPDVGTMVMVRYVGYRRSEALLYRAKVGYAGDA; encoded by the coding sequence ATGACTAATATTCCTTACCGAGAAAATTTACAACGACTTTGTGAGCAAGCTGGTTATGCTTCTCTGTCTAAACTATCAGAAACGGCAGACATTTCCACTTGGTATCTCTACCGTTTAGAGCGGGGTTTGATAGCACAAATTCCCCTGGGCGTTATGGTCAAATTGGCGATCGCCTTGGGTTTAACCCTAGAAGAGTTGTGGCAAGAATTGGGTGGAGGAAACGAATTAGGAAAAATAGAACAAGATCAAGCGGTGATCGAGGAAAACCAACAACTACAGCAGACCATTAAGGCATTGCAAGGGGAATATACCAGACTGCAACGGCAATTGACCTATCAATCCCAGCAATTGGAAAGTCAATGGCAACAAAAAGCTCTAGAAATTCTTGAGCCTTGGTTACTGCAATGGCCCACTGCCGCCGCCGCCGCCCAACAAAATCCCCAATGGCCAGCCCAAAAGCTTTTACCCCTCACTAAACCCATCGCGACCCTACTTCAACAATGGCAAGTGGAGGTGATCGCCACTGTGGGGGAAATGGTGCCCTACGATCCCCAATACCATGAATTTATCGGTCCAGGGCCACGGCCAGACGTTGGGACCATGGTGATGGTGCGTTACGTGGGTTACCGACGCAGCGAAGCTTTACTGTATCGGGCTAAGGTCGGCTATGCAGGGGATGCCTGA
- the purU gene encoding formyltetrahydrofolate deformylase has protein sequence MQNLTATLLVSCPDQPGIVAQIAQFIYQNQGNIIHADQHTDFSSGLFLNRVEWQLDNFRLSRPELLSAWSQLAEQLQATWQIHFSDQLPRLALWVSKQDHCLLDILWRWRSGELRCEIPLIISNHPDLKSIADQFGIDFHCLPITKENKLAQETAELALLKQYQIDLVVLAKYLQILTTDFVVQFPNIINIHHSFLPAFPGANPYHRAHERGVKIIGATAHYATAQLDEGPIIEQDVVRVSHRDNVDDLIRKGRDLERVVLARAVRLHLQHRILVYDNRTVVFA, from the coding sequence ATGCAAAATCTCACCGCAACACTGCTTGTTTCCTGTCCTGACCAACCGGGCATTGTGGCCCAAATTGCCCAGTTTATTTATCAAAACCAGGGCAATATTATCCATGCCGACCAGCACACGGACTTCTCCAGTGGACTTTTTTTAAATCGGGTGGAGTGGCAGTTGGACAATTTTCGCCTATCCCGTCCGGAGTTGTTATCCGCTTGGTCCCAATTGGCTGAGCAACTCCAAGCTACTTGGCAAATTCATTTTTCTGACCAGTTGCCCCGGTTAGCCCTCTGGGTGTCCAAGCAAGACCATTGTCTGCTCGATATTCTCTGGCGTTGGCGATCGGGAGAGTTGCGTTGTGAAATTCCCCTCATTATTAGTAATCATCCTGACCTCAAATCCATTGCTGACCAATTTGGCATTGATTTCCATTGTTTACCCATTACGAAAGAGAATAAATTAGCTCAGGAAACGGCCGAATTGGCTTTGTTGAAACAGTACCAAATTGATCTAGTGGTGTTAGCAAAATATCTACAAATTTTAACCACGGATTTTGTGGTTCAATTTCCCAACATTATTAATATTCACCACTCTTTTTTACCGGCTTTTCCCGGCGCTAATCCCTACCATCGTGCCCATGAGCGGGGCGTAAAAATCATTGGAGCCACCGCCCACTATGCCACCGCCCAATTGGATGAGGGTCCAATTATCGAGCAGGATGTGGTCAGGGTTAGTCACCGGGATAATGTGGACGATTTAATTCGTAAGGGAAGAGATTTAGAAAGGGTGGTGCTGGCTAGGGCCGTGCGTTTACATTTGCAACATCGAATTCTTGTTTATGATAACCGCACTGTGGTGTTTGCTTAA
- a CDS encoding citrate synthase: MNYMMTDNEVFKEGLAGVPAAKSRVSHVDGTDGILEYRGIRIEELAKSSSFIEVAYLLIWGKLPTQAEIEEFEYEIRTHRRIKYHIRDMMKCFPETGHPMDALQTSAAALGLFYARRALDDPKYIRAAVVRLLAKIPTMVAAFHMIREGNDPIQPNDKLDYASNFLYMLTEKEPDPFAAKVFDVCLTLHAEHTMNASTFSARVTASTLTDPYAVVASAVGTLAGPLHGGANEEVLNMLEEIGSVENVRPYVEKCLANKQRIMGFGHRVYKVKDPRAIILQDLAEQLFAKMGHDEYYEIAVELEKVVEEYVGQKGIYPNVDFYSGLVYRKLDIPADLFTPLFAIARVAGWLAHWKEQLSVNKIYRPTQIYIGDHNLSYVPMTERVVSVARNEDPNAII; encoded by the coding sequence GTGAATTATATGATGACTGATAACGAAGTGTTTAAAGAAGGCCTAGCCGGAGTCCCCGCCGCTAAATCGAGGGTGAGCCATGTGGATGGCACCGACGGTATTTTGGAGTACCGGGGCATTCGCATCGAAGAATTAGCCAAATCCAGTAGTTTTATCGAAGTAGCCTATCTGCTCATCTGGGGTAAATTGCCCACCCAGGCAGAGATCGAAGAGTTTGAGTACGAAATTCGCACCCATCGACGCATTAAGTACCACATCCGGGACATGATGAAATGTTTTCCCGAAACAGGGCACCCCATGGATGCCTTGCAAACTTCAGCGGCGGCCTTGGGATTGTTCTATGCTCGACGGGCCTTGGATGACCCCAAATATATCCGGGCGGCGGTGGTGCGTCTGTTAGCCAAAATCCCCACCATGGTGGCAGCTTTCCACATGATCCGGGAGGGTAACGATCCCATTCAGCCCAATGATAAATTGGATTACGCTTCCAACTTCCTTTACATGCTGACGGAGAAGGAGCCAGACCCCTTTGCCGCCAAAGTGTTTGATGTGTGTTTGACCCTCCATGCTGAGCACACCATGAATGCGTCCACCTTTTCGGCCCGGGTAACGGCTTCTACTCTCACGGATCCCTATGCAGTGGTTGCCTCGGCGGTGGGGACTTTGGCGGGGCCGCTCCACGGGGGAGCCAACGAAGAAGTGCTAAATATGCTTGAAGAAATTGGCTCAGTGGAAAATGTCCGCCCCTACGTGGAAAAATGCCTGGCCAACAAACAGCGCATCATGGGCTTTGGCCACCGAGTTTATAAAGTCAAAGACCCCCGGGCAATTATTTTGCAGGATTTGGCTGAACAGTTATTTGCCAAAATGGGCCACGACGAATATTACGAAATCGCAGTGGAGTTGGAAAAAGTAGTGGAAGAATACGTGGGTCAAAAGGGCATTTACCCCAATGTGGACTTCTATTCCGGTTTGGTTTACCGCAAGCTAGACATCCCCGCCGATCTGTTTACGCCCCTATTTGCGATCGCCAGGGTGGCGGGTTGGTTGGCCCACTGGAAGGAACAATTATCAGTCAATAAAATTTACCGTCCTACCCAAATTTACATCGGTGACCATAATTTATCTTATGTTCCCATGACAGAACGGGTAGTTTCCGTGGCCCGCAATGAAGACCCCAATGCGATTATTTAA
- a CDS encoding transposase, which translates to MRDIAKAGGEVIFLPSYSPDLNKIEKFWAKLKRYVSQLVSNGESLISGFDVALRKLS; encoded by the coding sequence ATGCGTGATATAGCAAAAGCTGGGGGTGAGGTTATATTTTTACCGTCATATTCACCGGACTTGAACAAAATTGAGAAGTTCTGGGCGAAACTAAAACGTTATGTTTCCCAACTTGTTAGTAATGGAGAATCGCTGATTTCTGGATTTGATGTAGCGTTGAGAAAATTGTCCTAA
- a CDS encoding pyridoxal phosphate-dependent aminotransferase, translating to MRLTQRVSQVVPSITLEITAKAKAMRTEGIDVLSFTAGEPDFTTPPHIVEAAKLALDEGKTRYGPAAGEPALRQAIAKKLREKNNLPYEAANILVTNGGKHSLFNLMLAMIEQGDEVIIPAPYWLSYPEMVRLAEGTPVIVNTTAATDYKITPEQLRQAITSKSKLFVLNSPSNPTGAVYTPAEIRALAAVILEYEDLYVVSDEIYERILYDGTEHLSIGAVNDEIFQRTIISNGFAKSYSMTGWRVGYLAGELPLIQACSTIQGHSTSNVCTFAQYGAIAALENPQTCVETMVKAFTERRQVIVEGINQIAGLSCPNPKGAFYVFVDIAKTGLNSLEFSARLLESHQVAVIPGAAFGADDCVRFSYATDMDTIKQGLAELERFVSTLA from the coding sequence ATGCGACTAACCCAGCGAGTTAGCCAAGTTGTGCCTTCCATCACCCTTGAAATTACGGCAAAGGCCAAGGCAATGCGGACTGAGGGCATTGATGTGCTTAGCTTTACCGCTGGGGAACCGGATTTTACCACTCCCCCCCACATTGTGGAGGCGGCCAAATTAGCCTTGGATGAAGGGAAGACCCGCTATGGCCCCGCCGCCGGAGAACCGGCCCTCCGTCAGGCGATCGCCAAAAAGTTACGGGAAAAGAATAATTTGCCCTACGAGGCGGCCAATATTTTGGTGACCAATGGGGGTAAACATTCCCTGTTTAACCTAATGCTAGCCATGATTGAGCAGGGGGATGAGGTAATTATTCCCGCCCCCTATTGGCTCAGTTATCCAGAAATGGTGCGTTTAGCCGAAGGAACCCCAGTTATTGTCAACACCACAGCGGCCACGGATTACAAAATCACCCCAGAGCAACTACGGCAGGCCATTACCTCCAAAAGTAAGCTGTTTGTGCTGAATTCTCCTTCCAATCCCACCGGGGCAGTTTACACTCCTGCCGAAATTAGGGCTTTGGCGGCGGTGATTTTGGAATATGAGGATTTATACGTAGTTTCCGATGAGATTTATGAGCGCATTCTCTACGATGGCACAGAGCACCTCAGCATTGGTGCGGTGAACGACGAGATTTTCCAACGCACCATCATTAGTAACGGTTTTGCCAAAAGTTATTCCATGACCGGTTGGCGGGTGGGTTACCTGGCGGGGGAATTACCCTTAATCCAAGCCTGTAGCACCATCCAGGGCCATAGCACCTCCAACGTTTGTACCTTTGCCCAGTACGGGGCGATCGCCGCTCTGGAAAATCCCCAAACCTGTGTGGAGACCATGGTCAAAGCCTTCACAGAAAGACGACAGGTGATAGTGGAAGGCATCAATCAAATTGCAGGGCTGAGTTGTCCTAATCCGAAAGGAGCATTTTATGTTTTTGTGGACATTGCTAAAACGGGGCTTAATTCCCTGGAGTTCAGTGCCCGATTATTAGAATCCCACCAGGTGGCGGTGATTCCTGGAGCGGCGTTTGGAGCCGATGACTGTGTGCGTTTTTCCTACGCTACCGATATGGACACCATTAAACAGGGTTTGGCCGAGTTAGAGCGGTTTGTCAGCACTTTGGCTTGA
- a CDS encoding ribonuclease Z, with product MEITFLGTSSGVPTRNRNVSSIALRLPQRAELWLFDCGEGTQHQFLRSEVKISQLTRIFITHLHGDHIFGLMGLLASSGLAGSGQGIEIYGPEGLGDYLEACCRFSSTHLGKRLKVHTVRENGLIYEDKDFQVHCGLLKHRIPAYGYRVEEKQRPGRFNVEQAEALGIPFGPIYGQLKQGKTVTLEDGRRIRGQDLCEPPEPGRKFVYCTDTVFCEEAIALAQEADLLVHEATFAHQDAQLAFDRLHSTSTMAAQVALLANVKQLIMTHFSPRYAPGNPLQLENLLAEAQAIFPNTRLARDFLTVEIPRRTADPAIAMSTPQASPA from the coding sequence GTGGAAATTACTTTTCTTGGTACCAGCTCCGGCGTTCCCACCCGTAACCGCAATGTTTCCAGCATTGCCCTCCGTTTACCCCAAAGGGCGGAATTGTGGTTATTTGATTGCGGAGAAGGCACCCAACACCAGTTTTTGCGCAGTGAAGTCAAAATTTCCCAATTGACCCGCATTTTCATTACCCATCTCCACGGCGACCACATTTTTGGGCTGATGGGTTTATTGGCTAGCTCCGGTTTAGCTGGCTCCGGTCAAGGTATTGAAATTTATGGCCCAGAGGGCTTGGGGGATTATTTAGAAGCCTGTTGCCGTTTTTCTAGTACCCACCTGGGCAAACGCCTCAAAGTTCACACTGTCCGAGAAAATGGGCTAATTTACGAAGATAAGGATTTTCAAGTCCACTGCGGTTTACTAAAACATCGCATTCCGGCCTATGGGTATCGAGTGGAGGAAAAGCAACGGCCAGGGCGTTTCAATGTGGAGCAAGCGGAAGCTTTGGGCATTCCCTTTGGTCCTATTTACGGCCAGTTAAAACAGGGAAAAACCGTCACCCTGGAAGATGGTCGCCGAATTCGAGGTCAGGACCTCTGTGAACCACCGGAACCGGGCCGGAAATTTGTTTACTGTACTGATACGGTCTTTTGTGAAGAGGCGATCGCCTTGGCCCAGGAAGCAGATTTGCTGGTACATGAAGCCACTTTTGCCCATCAGGATGCCCAGCTAGCCTTTGACCGGCTCCATTCCACTTCCACCATGGCAGCCCAGGTAGCTTTGTTGGCCAATGTCAAGCAGTTAATCATGACCCATTTCAGCCCCCGCTATGCCCCCGGCAATCCCCTGCAACTGGAAAATCTACTGGCGGAAGCCCAAGCTATTTTTCCCAATACCCGTTTGGCTAGGGATTTTTTAACGGTGGAAATTCCTCGCCGCACAGCCGATCCTGCCATCGCAATGTCAACCCCTCAGGCATCCCCTGCATAG
- a CDS encoding saccharopine dehydrogenase family protein, whose product MAKVMIVGAGGVGSVVAHKCAALEDFTDILLASRTVAKCDQIAAHIGSPKVKTAALDAFQVSDTVKLLQDFGADLLINVALPYQDLVLMDACLEAGVDYLDTANYEPPDVAKFEYSWQWAYQDKFKDAGLMALLGCGFDPGVTGVFTAYALKHHFDEIHYLDIVDCNAGNHGQAFATNFNPEINIREITQKGRYHEDGVWQEIDPLSVHRDINYPHIGDRPSYLLYHEELESLVKNIPTLKRARFWMTFSEAYINHLRVLEAVGMTRIDEVEYQGQKIVPLQFLKAVLPEPASLAENYSGQTSIGCYIKGVKDGQAKTYYIYNNCDHAVCFAEVGSQAISYTTGVPAALGGLMMVQGKWKQAGVFNVEEMDPDPFLAKLGEMGLPWHEVVNGPFPFDD is encoded by the coding sequence ATGGCTAAAGTAATGATTGTGGGAGCTGGGGGCGTGGGCAGTGTGGTGGCCCACAAATGCGCGGCTTTAGAGGACTTTACAGACATTCTTCTGGCTAGTCGCACGGTGGCCAAATGTGATCAAATTGCGGCTCACATTGGTTCCCCCAAGGTTAAAACTGCTGCCCTGGATGCTTTTCAGGTTAGTGACACGGTCAAACTCCTACAGGACTTTGGGGCCGACTTGCTCATTAACGTGGCTTTGCCCTACCAGGACTTGGTGTTGATGGATGCTTGCTTAGAAGCGGGGGTGGATTACCTCGACACCGCTAATTACGAGCCTCCCGACGTGGCCAAGTTTGAATATAGTTGGCAGTGGGCTTACCAAGACAAGTTTAAGGATGCCGGGTTAATGGCTCTGTTGGGTTGTGGCTTTGACCCAGGGGTAACGGGAGTTTTTACTGCCTATGCCCTCAAGCACCATTTTGATGAGATCCATTACCTAGACATTGTGGATTGTAATGCGGGGAACCATGGTCAGGCCTTTGCCACCAATTTCAACCCAGAGATTAATATTCGCGAAATTACCCAAAAGGGCCGTTACCACGAAGATGGGGTTTGGCAGGAAATTGATCCCCTTTCCGTTCACCGGGATATTAACTATCCCCACATTGGCGATCGCCCTTCCTATTTGCTCTACCACGAGGAATTGGAATCCCTGGTGAAAAATATTCCTACCCTGAAACGGGCCCGCTTTTGGATGACCTTTTCGGAAGCTTACATTAACCATCTGCGGGTGCTGGAGGCGGTGGGTATGACCCGCATTGATGAAGTGGAATACCAGGGGCAAAAAATTGTCCCCCTACAATTTCTCAAGGCTGTGTTACCGGAACCCGCTTCCTTGGCGGAAAATTATTCGGGGCAAACCTCCATTGGTTGCTACATCAAGGGCGTTAAAGATGGTCAAGCCAAAACCTATTACATCTACAATAACTGCGACCATGCTGTCTGTTTTGCCGAAGTAGGCTCCCAGGCCATTTCCTACACCACCGGAGTGCCCGCCGCGTTGGGGGGACTGATGATGGTACAGGGCAAATGGAAGCAAGCAGGGGTATTCAATGTGGAAGAAATGGACCCCGATCCGTTCCTCGCCAAATTGGGGGAAATGGGTTTGCCCTGGCACGAAGTAGTCAACGGCCCTTTTCCTTTTGACGATTAG